A single window of Candidatus Binatia bacterium DNA harbors:
- a CDS encoding ABC transporter permease, translating into MSGLARRARRFVSNVLAIAYKEASLMRHDAVVIQNVLMQPFVLLVVMGFAMRFTPQDVPWAVLDRSQTAASRGLVADIQASGYFTPPVAVTSYDEGRALLKRGAATAFLVIPKDFRREIERGRPQVQLLLDGTDPLTAARVSGYVAQIASRYEATASPADRERLGKAPTSGPGRAPPIELRQEFRYNPTLRDINFYLSALAGFLLTNICLSAASLGLVAEKENGTYEQMLAQPATALQIVLGKLLPNVVISYVALTIGMVGAGLLHGYWPKGNVLVFYVTTLPFILASLGIGVFVSALARTSAQAVFISVFFIMPSFVLSGSMLPYALMPHGVREIGALFPLRWYQILSRRIIERGAGFSEVLIPTIVLLGLFFAILIGIRWRMKPRLG; encoded by the coding sequence ATGAGCGGGCTCGCGCGCCGCGCGCGGCGCTTCGTCTCGAACGTGCTGGCGATCGCCTACAAGGAGGCGTCGCTGATGCGGCACGACGCGGTCGTGATCCAGAACGTCCTGATGCAGCCGTTCGTGCTGCTCGTCGTGATGGGCTTCGCGATGCGCTTCACTCCGCAGGACGTGCCCTGGGCGGTGCTCGATCGCAGCCAGACGGCCGCCTCGCGCGGGCTCGTCGCCGACATCCAGGCGAGCGGCTACTTCACGCCGCCGGTCGCCGTGACGAGCTACGACGAGGGACGCGCGCTGCTGAAGCGCGGCGCCGCGACGGCCTTCCTCGTGATCCCGAAAGACTTCCGGCGCGAGATCGAGCGTGGTCGGCCGCAGGTGCAGCTTCTGCTCGACGGCACGGATCCGCTCACGGCGGCGCGGGTGAGCGGCTACGTCGCGCAGATCGCGTCGCGCTACGAGGCGACCGCGTCGCCGGCCGATCGCGAGCGCCTCGGCAAGGCGCCGACGAGCGGCCCCGGACGCGCGCCGCCCATCGAGCTGCGCCAGGAGTTCCGCTACAACCCGACGCTGCGCGACATCAATTTCTACTTGTCGGCGCTCGCGGGCTTCCTGCTGACCAACATCTGCCTCAGCGCGGCGAGCCTCGGGCTCGTCGCCGAGAAAGAGAACGGCACCTACGAGCAGATGCTCGCGCAGCCGGCGACGGCGCTGCAGATCGTCCTCGGCAAGCTGCTGCCGAACGTCGTGATCAGCTACGTCGCGCTGACGATCGGGATGGTCGGCGCCGGGTTGCTGCACGGCTACTGGCCGAAGGGCAACGTGCTGGTGTTCTACGTCACCACCCTGCCCTTCATCCTCGCGTCGCTCGGCATCGGTGTCTTCGTCTCGGCGCTCGCGCGCACGTCGGCGCAGGCGGTGTTCATCTCGGTGTTCTTCATCATGCCGTCGTTCGTGCTGTCGGGCTCGATGCTGCCCTACGCCCTCATGCCGCACGGCGTGCGCGAGATCGGCGCGCTGTTTCCGCTGCGCTGGTACCAGATCCTGTCGCGGCGGATCATCGAGCGCGGCGCGGGCTTCAGCGAGGTGCTGATCCCGACGATCGTCCTGCTCGGGCTGTTCTTCGCGATCCTGATCGGGATCCGCTGGCGGATGAAGCCGCGGCTCGGGTGA
- a CDS encoding glycosyltransferase family 4 protein, which yields MRIAQIAPLYESVPPRLYGGTERIVSFLTEELVAMGHRVTLFASGDSRTRARLVSDCDRALRLRGDVRDPLAHHVAHLRGVMEHALEFDVIHNHMDYLGFLLAVTSPRPVVTTLHGRLDIPDLKAVFQAFPEVELISISDAQRAPLAASSFRATVPHGLPRNLLRAGDGRGGYLAFLGRMSPEKRPDAAIRIARKVGMPLRMAAKIDDADKEYFDAVIRPLLDTSSVEYVGEIGDADKQQFLGEAYALLMPIEWPEPFGIVMIEALACGTPVVARACGSVPEVVEDGVTGFLCGGEAEMVRAVAHVDEISRQRCRREFEGRFTSRHMADAYVRAYHDVLGDWGRGAA from the coding sequence ATGCGCATCGCACAGATTGCACCGCTGTACGAATCGGTTCCACCGCGGCTCTACGGCGGCACGGAGCGCATCGTCTCCTTTCTCACCGAGGAGCTGGTCGCGATGGGTCACCGCGTGACGCTGTTCGCGTCCGGTGATTCGCGCACGCGCGCCCGTTTGGTCTCGGACTGCGATCGTGCGCTGCGCCTGCGCGGCGACGTCCGCGATCCGCTCGCCCACCACGTCGCGCACCTGCGCGGCGTGATGGAGCACGCGCTCGAGTTCGACGTCATCCACAACCACATGGACTACCTGGGCTTCCTGCTCGCGGTGACGTCGCCGCGTCCGGTGGTGACGACGCTGCACGGACGGCTCGACATCCCCGACCTGAAGGCGGTCTTTCAGGCTTTCCCCGAGGTCGAGCTGATCTCGATCAGCGACGCGCAGCGCGCGCCGCTAGCGGCGTCGAGCTTCCGCGCGACGGTGCCGCACGGCTTGCCCAGGAACTTGCTCCGCGCCGGCGACGGACGCGGCGGCTACCTCGCGTTCCTCGGCCGCATGTCGCCGGAGAAGCGACCCGACGCCGCGATTCGCATCGCCCGGAAGGTCGGCATGCCGCTGCGCATGGCGGCCAAGATCGACGACGCCGACAAGGAGTACTTCGACGCCGTGATCCGGCCGCTGCTCGACACCTCGTCGGTCGAGTACGTCGGCGAGATCGGCGACGCGGACAAGCAGCAATTCCTCGGCGAGGCGTACGCGCTGCTGATGCCGATCGAGTGGCCGGAGCCGTTCGGCATCGTGATGATCGAGGCGCTGGCGTGCGGGACGCCGGTCGTCGCGCGCGCCTGTGGCTCGGTGCCGGAGGTCGTCGAGGACGGCGTGACGGGCTTTCTGTGCGGCGGCGAGGCGGAGATGGTGCGCGCGGTCGCGCACGTGGACGAGATCTCGCGCCAGCGGTGCCGGCGCGAGTTCGAGGGCCGCTTCACGTCGCGGCACATGGCGGACGCGTACGTGCGTGCCTACCACGACGTGCTCGGCGACTGGGGACGCGGCGCGGCGTAG